A genomic window from Anthonomus grandis grandis chromosome 2, icAntGran1.3, whole genome shotgun sequence includes:
- the LOC126750694 gene encoding uncharacterized protein LOC126750694, producing MTQRSGEKNFSQSTTNVREAIKMPSSLASAVNNDFHGAINHYHQPHHVVPQHQFSSYGSSKKKDTRSIGLSVLTLLSFLFFLHILQQCIQEQIDSTGVNGPQVVIMQTKLAKEQRQKELKNNKNLHK from the exons aatttcaGTCAGTCTACTACGAACGTTCGTGAAGCGATCAAGATGCCCTCCTCACTAGCCTCAGCGGTAAACAACGATTTCCATGGGGCCATTAATCACTACCATCAGCCTCACCACGTAGTGCCGCAACATCAGTTTTCCTCATACGGATCCAG taaaaaaaaggatACGAGAAGTATAGGCCTTAGTGTACTTACGTTGCTCTCTTTCCTGTTTTTCCTGCACATTTTGCAACAGTGCATTCAGGAGCAGATTGATAGTACGGGCGTCAATGGACCGCAAGTGGTCATTATGCAAACGAAGCTTGCCAAGGAACAGAGGCAGAAagaattaaagaataataaaaatttgcatAAATAG